AGAAAGAGAGCCCTGATCGAAACAGTCAATGATATGCTCAAAAATGTCTGTCAGATAGAGCACACGAGACATCGCAGTGTCAACAATTTTGTCACCAACCTGATCTCCGGTATCATCGCTTACAACATCCTGCCTAAAAAGCCTGAACTCAATATTGAAATCATCAGAAACCCAAACTTTCCTATTTGTGCTTAGATCGAACTGACGTTAATAACAGTATTGTTTATTGTCTTAATAGCCTTACGGACTGTGTATGTATAGTGAGTACTTGAGCGACTGCAAGTTACGAATAATCCCAAACGTAACGCATTGGCAGAGAACGATTCTATTTTTTTCGAAAATACAAGTTGAGAAATGCAGCTACAACACTATTTTTGCAGTTGAGCTGATTATATCTCATTGATATACAATGAGATTACCTGATTTTCTGTTTTCGAAAATAAGAAAGAGGGAGCCTTCGTTTTTTAGATTTTCGAAAAATAGAGAAAGACACCGTTTGATAATCAAACACTTACAAATAGCGAAAAGCCTCTATTTTTCGAAAATAAAAGTCCCAATTCTCCTTTTCTCCTATTTTCGAAAAACAGGAGAAAAGAGTTGTTCTTGCAACCGACTGATAATCAATACGTCAAAGAGCGATGTGAGGTTCGATTTTTTTCGAAAAAACTAAACCACAATACTTTTCCTTTTTCTCCGGCTCTTAGGGAGGGTCGGATGTCCGCTCATCCAAGCAGCGGTGTAACAATGCTGACAGAGAGGAAGAAAAAACACCTTGTCTCTCTTGGCTGTCTCTGAGGTAACAGCCTCTACCAACTTGTCCATTGTCAGCTCTCGCAGGCTGCAGATGAATACCGACTTATTGATGCGTATACCGCACTGCTCCAATATCCGTGCAACCTTACGTCTTCGCCTGTTGGAGGATATGTCGTACGCAACCAGCAGTTTTTTGTCATTCATAGCTTTTCCCGCTCTCGGTCTACCATTTAGGGGTATAGAATTTGATGCGCTTCACCTTGCCACAGCAAAAAGCTCTCACATCTTTGGTTTGCAACTTCATAATATCGGAGAAAAGCTTTTCCCCGGATCGATAGTATTCGGTAGCAAACCAGCGTTCGTTTATCTTCGATATAATGCGACTGCGTGTAGGCATATCCAACAGCCCTTTGTTATTCTGCCCCACATCTTCCCCCTTGGCCAGTAGGGCCAGGATGCTCCTATCGACGACAAAGGCCCGGTATTGCTCCATGAGATCGAAACACAGGGCCGGTTTATTGTCTTGCGTGCTGTGCAGGATACCGATATTCGGGTTGAGCTGCCAAAGGTCTATTGTCTTCATCACATAGCTCCGGAGGATAGCGTAGCCATAGTTTAGCATCTGATTGACCAATCCCTCGGCTCCCTTATGCTCTCTCCCTTCAAATTCATGCCCGGAGCGATGCACCAGCAGGGCAAATGCCCTCCAATAGACTTGTGCGCAGCGGGCTTCATGAAGCATGGCATGCTGTCGGAAGTCCGCAAGGGAGTTGCCCTCCGCTATGGGTATACCTTCCAGCTGCTTTAGCTCGGCGATAGCGTTGGAGAGAGGCTCTTTCAGCTCTTTGTCATGGCGATAATACTTATGGTAGTAGCGCAGGAGTTTGCCCTGATTGCGAACCTTGTTCTTGATAAGAGTAAGGATGAACTCTCGCTTTTTCTCTTCGCTCAGGCGCATCTGGGCCTCCATCACGGAAGGCAAGATGGTATTCATGCCGTTGAGAGAGGCATAGGCCTGGCCCGTTGCATTGTAGAATGAGACCTTTGAAAAATAAGGAGATGGAGGGAAGAGGAGTTCTTGGCATAAAAGGAGCGAGTGAAAGGGGTGGCAGTAAGGAGTGAAAGTAGTTGTAAATCCCCCCTTTGAGGAGCTACTTGTACGAGCTCCTCAAGGGTGGTTATGCCTTATCCTACGGATGAGGACATAATTATCCCCGGGGTTCTGTATAAATTAAAGGCGATGCTTTCAAGAATGTTTTGAGTATGGGTCTTGGCAAGTCCCCGGTATCGACATCGTCCGCCATGAAACCACCGGCGAATACTGCCAAAGGTGCGTTCGATGGTGCTCCGTATCGGACCGATTGCTTTGTTTCGTTGCTTCTCTTCCTCGGTCAATGCCCTGTTGCATTGTGCCTTGTGCATGATGCCGTCTTGAAGGTGATGGGTTTGCAGGTAGGAACGATTTTCCCCGCAAGCATATCCTTTGTCCGCCAAGACGGCTGTGCCTTGAGGTATGTTTGCACCCTCCAATAGCGGAATAAACTCCTTTGTGTCACTGCGGTTCGCTGCTGTCGTTATCACCTTTTGAACAATGCCTTGAACATTGGTCAGACAATGCTTTTTGTATCCGTAGTGATAACGCTTTTGTTTGTACACCCAACGGGCTTCTTCATCCGTCCCTTTACGTTGACGGACAACCTGTTTTTGATAATCCTCCTCTGCCTCTTTTTCCGCCTCGCTCCGATTGTCTTCTCTGTCGTCTGCGACTTCAATCGTAATGCTTCCGTTGGGTTTATGCGGCGTCTCCACAAGGCTTGCATCCACAAGCACCCCTTCCCTGACCGAAATGTGATGGCGGGAAAGTTGTTTGTTAAACTGCGCCAATAGTTTGTCCATGAGACCCAACTCTGTCAGTGCCGAACGAAATCGACTGATGGTGCTGTGGTCGGGAGATACCTCTTCCATCTTCAGCCCCAAGAATCGGGAAAAGGTGATTGAATCATTGATGCGCTCCTCCAAAGCACAATCACTGAGGTTGTACCATGTCTCCAAAAGCAACATCTTGAATAAGAGAATCACGTCATAAGCCGGGGCGCCGATGGCATTTTGTCGCTTCGTGTATTTCTTGTTGATCAGCGTCCTGATCGGACGCCAATCGATAAGCGTGTCAACCTGATTGAGGAAGTCGTTTTGTGCTTTGCGATAACGCTTTGAAAGGAGTGCGTCTGCAAATGTTACATGCTCATCGGTATTCTTGGATTGGTATGCCATGGGAGGAATATTATGCTGTTTTTAATGCTCAAATATACAAAATAACTCCCTATTATACAATGAATTAATAAACAAAATACACACCAATCGCCGTGCAAAGGTCTCAGAATATGACTCTGATATTCTTCTTTCTGCAATATTTGGTGACATTACTGCTGAGAGAGACACCGTCACTGATGATGCTGATCTGCTCTATCTGTGCAGCAGGTTGTTTGCAGATTGTCTTCCCGTACTTCCTTACGAGCACATGGTTGCGACTGATACCGATGAAAGCTCCGGGCTCGGTAACTACCAAATCGAATATCTCTCCCCTCTCTTGCAATTGTCTTTTTTGCTGCTCACGCAGGATTTCGCTCTCTTTCTTTATCGGGAAATTGTCTGCACTTGAGACCTCTGTCTGCCGCATAGCCTCTCGAAGAGTCTGTTTGGCCGTTTCCGAAGAGAGAAAGCCCAGCCGTAGAAGATTGTCCTTGGCACTTTTCCGAGCCTCGGAGGTCGGTAATGATGCGATGTAAGTGGCATAGACAGTGGCGGCAACTTCGTCAATAGCCTCTATGTCCACCTTTTCGAGCAGTTTGCGGTAGTACTGCTCCATGCCATGGATTGTCTCCGAGAGAGCTGAGAAGTTTTCGGTGTCGCGATGGAGCGCGAGTGTGATCTTGCGTTTGAGTCCCTCCTTCTTATCTTGGCTCATACTCCTTGAGCCATCTGCACAGAACGTAATACCGAGGAAACTGAAAGAGCTTTTTATGCTCGATACCACAAAGTCCCTATTCAGCTTCAGCCCTTTGCGGTATTTCAAATGTTCGCTCAGGTCTTGGAGAGCATTTAGCGGATCTACTTTCTCCGGCAAGAAGAGTAGCAGGTCGTCGGCATAGCGGATAAATTCGGTTGTTATATGCCCGGCAATGTAGCGATCCGTGTCTTCCAAGTAGAGGTTGGAAAGCAGAGGGGCCAGAGGGCTTCCCTGTGGGATGCCGGAGGATGCCGGAGCATACTGCTGCTTCCGGTCCACGACTCCGGACTTCATCCAGAGGCTCAACATACGGGTAAGGAGGGGATCTTCGGTTGTTCTTTGGACTTTCTGCAATAGAGAGGGGACAGGGATAGAATCGAAGAAGTTGTCAATATCGCAACGCACCACTGTGTAGTTCTCATCCAAAGAATCCAGCAGATGCTGCACTCTACGAACGGCAGCCACAGCTCCCTTCCCCTTGCGATAGGCATAGCTCTGTGCAATGGATAAAGACTCGGTGATCGGATAGAGTATGCCGGCAAGGCTTCTCTGCAAGTGGAGATCCACTGCCGAAGGGATATGTAGCTGTCGGTAAGAGCCATCCCCCTTGGGTATGTTCACAGAGTGATAGGGCTGCGGTATATAGCTGCAAATACGTAGGGCTTCCAACAAATCTTGTCGCTCCGCTTCTGCCATGGGAAGGTCACGATCCGCAGCCAGCGAAGAGAGCCACTTACGATACAAGGTATCGTTGCCCGGAGTGCTCTCTATCTGACCATTCCCCACGATTGTATGATTGCCTATATGCACCCAATGCGCCATCGAGAGCATAAGGGCTGCTACGGGATCGTAGGGAACACGATAGAAGAGCTGACCCAATATGCCGGACATGTCGTACTGTCT
This genomic stretch from Porphyromonas gingivalis ATCC 33277 harbors:
- the cas2 gene encoding CRISPR-associated endonuclease Cas2, with product MNDKKLLVAYDISSNRRRRKVARILEQCGIRINKSVFICSLRELTMDKLVEAVTSETAKRDKVFFLPLCQHCYTAAWMSGHPTLPKSRRKRKSIVV
- the cas1 gene encoding CRISPR-associated endonuclease Cas1, yielding MNTILPSVMEAQMRLSEEKKREFILTLIKNKVRNQGKLLRYYHKYYRHDKELKEPLSNAIAELKQLEGIPIAEGNSLADFRQHAMLHEARCAQVYWRAFALLVHRSGHEFEGREHKGAEGLVNQMLNYGYAILRSYVMKTIDLWQLNPNIGILHSTQDNKPALCFDLMEQYRAFVVDRSILALLAKGEDVGQNNKGLLDMPTRSRIISKINERWFATEYYRSGEKLFSDIMKLQTKDVRAFCCGKVKRIKFYTPKW
- a CDS encoding IS5 family transposase, translated to MAYQSKNTDEHVTFADALLSKRYRKAQNDFLNQVDTLIDWRPIRTLINKKYTKRQNAIGAPAYDVILLFKMLLLETWYNLSDCALEERINDSITFSRFLGLKMEEVSPDHSTISRFRSALTELGLMDKLLAQFNKQLSRHHISVREGVLVDASLVETPHKPNGSITIEVADDREDNRSEAEKEAEEDYQKQVVRQRKGTDEEARWVYKQKRYHYGYKKHCLTNVQGIVQKVITTAANRSDTKEFIPLLEGANIPQGTAVLADKGYACGENRSYLQTHHLQDGIMHKAQCNRALTEEEKQRNKAIGPIRSTIERTFGSIRRWFHGGRCRYRGLAKTHTQNILESIAFNLYRTPGIIMSSSVG
- a CDS encoding reverse transcriptase domain-containing protein, producing MPLSTDSLPIFLSDFTAYHFSVRFRAERAIAFERKWYFMPRFALGNALKNSEQYAYLYGQIFKPQEEDTDESKGPGNTSRLIIRADKPSRKSLEAGEALDLYITVVTRDPLLVGDFLSFLPEWQAYNFFRENDLTYDSYRLYNPTTEKYESGLRVEDAALTVDFFSRQAIRWGEILSVRFLSPASIKVDQILSAEIPYSRLMNRLSRRLYELYTQYLSRGETSVERYIFPDHDGLIYSQISMPRKATIKENRQYDMSGILGQLFYRVPYDPVAALMLSMAHWVHIGNHTIVGNGQIESTPGNDTLYRKWLSSLAADRDLPMAEAERQDLLEALRICSYIPQPYHSVNIPKGDGSYRQLHIPSAVDLHLQRSLAGILYPITESLSIAQSYAYRKGKGAVAAVRRVQHLLDSLDENYTVVRCDIDNFFDSIPVPSLLQKVQRTTEDPLLTRMLSLWMKSGVVDRKQQYAPASSGIPQGSPLAPLLSNLYLEDTDRYIAGHITTEFIRYADDLLLFLPEKVDPLNALQDLSEHLKYRKGLKLNRDFVVSSIKSSFSFLGITFCADGSRSMSQDKKEGLKRKITLALHRDTENFSALSETIHGMEQYYRKLLEKVDIEAIDEVAATVYATYIASLPTSEARKSAKDNLLRLGFLSSETAKQTLREAMRQTEVSSADNFPIKKESEILREQQKRQLQERGEIFDLVVTEPGAFIGISRNHVLVRKYGKTICKQPAAQIEQISIISDGVSLSSNVTKYCRKKNIRVIF